Proteins from a single region of Pongo pygmaeus isolate AG05252 chromosome 3, NHGRI_mPonPyg2-v2.0_pri, whole genome shotgun sequence:
- the TMEM129 gene encoding E3 ubiquitin-protein ligase TM129 isoform X2 → MDSPEVTFTLAYLVFAVCFVFTPNEFHAAGLTVQNLLSGWLGSEDAAFVPFHLRRTAATLLCHSLLPLGYYVGMCLAASEKRLHSLSQAPEAWRLFLLLAVTLPSIACILIYYWSRDRWACHPLARTLALYALPQSGWQAVASSVNTEFRRIDKFATGAPGARVIVTDTWVMKVTTYRVHVAQQQDVHLTVMESQQHELSPDSNLPVQLLTIRVASANPAVQAFDIRSWRPA, encoded by the exons ATGGACAGCCCCGAGGTGACCTTCACTCTCGCCTATCTGGTGTTCGCCGTGTGCTTCGTGTTCACGCCCAACGAGTTCCACGCGGCGGGGCTCACGGTGCAGAACCTGCTGTCGGGCTGGCTGGGCAGCGAGGACGCCGCCTTCGTGCCCTTCCACTTGCGCCGTACGGCCGCCACGCTGTTGTGCCACTCGCTGCTGCCGCTCG GCTACTATGTGGGCATGTGCCTTGCGGCTTCAGAAAAGCGGCTCCACTCCCTCAGCCAGGCCCCTGAGGCCTGGCGGCTCTTCCTGCTGCTGGCCGTGACCCTCCCCTCCATCGCCTGCATCCTGATCTACTACTGGTCCCGTGACCGGTGGGCCTGCCACCCACTGGCGCGCACTCTGGCACTCTATGCCCTCCCACAGTCCGGCTGGCAGGCTGTTGCCTCCTCCGTCAACACTGAGTTCCGGCGGATTGACAAGTTTGCCACCGGCGCACCAGGTGCCCGTGTGATTGTGACAGACACGTGGGTGATGAAGGTAACCACCTACCGAGTGCACGTGGCCCAGCAGCAGGACGTGCACCTGACTGTGATGGAGTCTCAGCAGCATGAGCTCTCGCCAGACTCGAACTTGCCCGTGCAGCTCCTCACCATCCGTGTGGCCAGCGCCAACCCTGCTGTGCAGGCCTTTGACATCCG